A window of Branchiostoma floridae strain S238N-H82 chromosome 9, Bfl_VNyyK, whole genome shotgun sequence genomic DNA:
AAACCTTGTTTAGTTGAGGCCGTTCACATCAGCGGCTTTAAATTTGCCGAAACAACATTAAGTATAGGCGTTTTGTATGGTTAGATACTAACTGCAAAACAAGAAATATGATCCAAAATAAATCAATTaatgtcacacaccacagaagacaacacaaccgacatagAGACCACAATACACCACAAAgaatgttacctacggtcacttgttagtATTTACTTTTGTACGGCATTGTCTAACTTAAAGATAGCTATATACCaaaaatccgttgtttccttcttgagttatcttcttcagaagttttcaacagtgcccctgctatccccaaactagccgctagggggccagacatgtcacttcttcctgagcacaagagctatctaacacccaaaagtcgtgaccatagcttgtttagaacacgagatagaaaaccggaagttgcgctgcagtaccaaggggagccgctagggggcccaaaattgaatcatttccagctttcacacaccctaccaacacaccaagtatgaaatcaatccagCCAGCCGTTAtggagttatcttgttcacacacacacacacacacacacacacacacacacaaatcttGCAAAGTGTTTTATAAGTTAActctatccagactgggctttttgggcattCCCTGGACTGGGGGGGCTCATCCCCCCCCTTTCGTATTTttaaaacggcttactgtacgatcaccaaatttgcagggggtgataAGCTcgtcgagttttataattcctgaaatcttttatatcattatgacgtaatatgacgttaATATGACGccattgattgattttttttgggctaaaacggggaatttcCTTTTTGtactttcacacaaaaagttaccaataaagatttcttatcgatatttaagtgttgttttttttctgttgtcaaAACTTCTGTTGACGCAACGACGTAAAAATGACGTCAAAAAacgacgtcatctgtagttaagctatccaccatcttggattatcaaccttaaatgtcttaattCATTttaacatataacgctaaaaccctgtgaaaatagattgaaaacgttcaaaagaatgttttctgtaagaaaataccaagtagtgatgaaatccgagtgaaaataaacTGGTTATACTTTTTATCacgatattgtcggccatcttggatttttaccaattacgtcatctcacaAGCATGATTGATATATGAATATTTATttctaaatgttcaactaagatgtgttaaaTATTAAAGATGTATGAAaaaagtttagtttagcaaggaaatcttaaaatcccattgtttaaaccaaaattagcgatttttgtaaaatatgcgtttcagaaacccgttgccatggcaacacaaaaattcTAAACTTACTgtcttttttgtaaattgttgtcaATAATATTCTAGGataagtcaccaagtttggttgctccaacacaagccgtttgggagttTTACGAAGTCAAAGTTGGCGTGGACACTTTTAGAACCTAACACCTCCACACCCCCAACACCCCCGCCCACCGCCAATtgtttttcccacgatataggttaaatgtgctcaacatagaatgaaaaatctgctaaaattttacgtagcttcattatgaacgcgcccatgtaaaccacgaattataacatagaagtctatgggaagaaaaaactcatcaatgagaccagaAGGACATGAGTGCTTGAGGGGATCATTTTTACTGGATGGCTCAGGTTAAGGCCGCATGTAGCctgtcacaagtatgcaaataacTCTTGTGTCACAAGTATACAAATAGCAATGTGCATGTAGCCTGTGAATCATTTGCTGTATAGAAGAACATGGAGACACACGAGACAAGGAAGACCACACAACATGACTAGTGACCGCGAAATTTAATAAAGTTTTCCGTTCTGCCCAGGAAAAGGCTTAGCCGCGCTCCCATTAAAACCACAGGACTTCCTTCATTTGGAAttccacccgaatgtggcacgaattttgcaaatacttaattctggctggttctgcttgattcctgctaattgtGGGACCgcgaggtcgcgggttcgaatccggctgccgtgttaccatcttgtgcccttgggaaaggcactttacacgactttcctcactttactcaggtgaagatgagtacttagcttcggctagggccgtccctcggataagacgtaaaatggaggtcccgtgtctggggagagccataccccaggcaagttaaagaacccccacacgtgcgatggtgcggtgtgcgatgatGCAAAATCCTTCTAGAATTGGtcattctctacaaatcacctggactccaggaagaatagtgacatatcagtcactaatggagatctgtataactaAACTAAACCAAAGCTAAACTAaactaattcggtttcagtgtgaaggccctattagccTCTACTAATAACCTCGATCGCTGACCTCTCCGTATGCATTGGCGTGAAGTGTGCTACAAGATCATGTCAGATGGTTTCTCAATCACCAGTAAATGTATTAGCTGTTTAATATTTGTTTATTCCAACACATTGCCGCTCTGTCTAACGCTATCTGCAACTAATTTTGGAAGTCGAAAATGTGGGTGACTCAAATTTCTGTGttagatattacagttaaacttacttttctctttctttttcaatGATTTCGTCTAACTTTTATTTGTAAGTCCTACTCCAAGTGTGTTCTACAGCGATGTATCCATCTCCAAGGCCTTTTTCTTAATTTCAGGCTTCAGCCCGTTTTCCTTGATGAACTCTTCCAGAAACGCCACAGTGGCGATGGCTCCTTGCTGGAACATAAAGACAAACCATACGCATGTGTCAGATAAACGACAAAAGAATACGTCTATTGGCATAATGTAGCATTTGCTACGCACAGAAACACTCAAACGTGGACAAAAAAGGCAAGTTAGTCATTTCCACCTTTGGTCCCAGTGTCCCACCTTATCAACAAAGTATGAATcaaatccacccagccgttcttgaatTATCttattgacagacagacaggtacacacacacacagacaaacgctgcTGGAAATATGCAGCTGCATGATTATTTAATTTCAGTTACAACAATATCTACGGTAATAATAAATTTGATCTCAGAAAAGTCTTGTCCTTACAGCATCATTTTACCGAGTTACCATTCTCTACCTGGCGGTAGGCCTTGTCTGATAAGCATGTGTTTCTGGCCACCAAAATTCCCCGCCCTGCTGTAATGAACTGGAAGAGCAGGCAACACATCCagtattgtatacatgtagaggcAGCGACGAGCTCCCGATGGTACGAGggatgatcaataagttctcggcctcaccccaaattaataagcacaactcagatttcgaagcatagttGTCATGTGTAAAGTcttttatgaatgtgtaccaaaattcaaatgattctgatcattactttgcaggcgacacccaatAACGTTATGTAAGGAAGaaggaaaaataaaacttttctcGCCACATACCTTctggtttaaaaaaacaacgaatgcctggaaagtaatgactgcaatgatttgaaatattgataaaaggcttcatgcTATGATGTTGTGCTTCGAAATTTGAGTTGCgcttatcatttctgggtgaggccgagaacttttTGATCTCCCCTCGTATGGTTATTAGGCTACTCACCATCATGAGGAAAGTCTTGTCCTCAGGAGCCATGTCGAAGTCTCCGGTACCGACGTAATCCACGTCAATACCGACGCACCTGCCGACGTCATGctcctggggggagggggagataCGAAATGTAACGACCGCTCACCTTTATCcctggggtaacctatatccgttgtacttgtttttaaaaacatggtattcaGAGATATCAAGCTGACGGAGAGTACGTAGTGGTTTGacactgcagtattttgaacatattgacttgatatcactaaataCTATGTTTCTAAAACAGCAGGTTACTTTGCGGAAAAAGGTGAGCTTGAGTTTGCTGTATCTAGTTCATTGGTTCCCCATGCATGTGCTACAGGGGCACGACCCAGTTTAGTTTGAGTCTAACGTTAACTCGACGCTCCACACACTCTGGTCTAGCGACCGCCTCCTTCAGAAAATACTTATGAAGCAAAAAACAATTGTACCGTGAATAAAGGATATCCCTCTAGCATATTCTTAAATCTTTCAAAGTTAAGTAAGTTTCCagtaaaaatgatgaaaaaaattgggcattttCAGGTGGAATCCAAACCGTCACCTGTATTTCTCATAGGTAGAATCAGACCAGTTATAACGAAAATGCTAGATGATTAAATAGGCAACTAAGTAACTAATGAAGTTACTGACTAGTTAAATAAGTAACTAACATTGAACAGAAAACACCTGAAACACTATCAGCAGACCCCAGTAGCCTACCCGAATCGGCTTGCTCTTGCCCACAAAGTCCAGATACGACATATAAAGCTCGCCCGGTTTACTGATGGAAGTATGTTTGAGTTGGTCCATCATGGCCAACTTCAGAGGCGCCCAGTTGTTGAAGATGTTCTCCGTAGTTCCCTTGGTCGGCTAAGTATAGAATAAGTATCTGTGTCACATGAGATCAGCAAACAACTCGGGGCGTAACACGGCAGCACTATACCAACAAGATCGTCCACCAGGAGACCCTACTAATTTGAGGGGAACCGTGAAGTAAACAACACCTATTATATAGCTAGCCACGTAGAAAATATCATCACattccatcaagaggttcttaaGATATTCTCCCGGACACGCATGCCCACAAGCGCAATCCATATAGAGTAAACAAAACTATAACATAACCTTCtattttcatgaaggtaacaaTATTGAAGTACAAGCTGCGCAAGGCACTGATTACTCCCATAATGTTATCAATTAACGtgcatttgtaacattttccaaATAGTAGTACTACAAATGAAGCTTAAGAATTTATCTAAAGgctataataatgataatgaacgTATTTCAATTAAAGTAGAGAAAAAAGTATGCACTTTAATAGATGCAAAGCAAAATTTCAgatagaataaaaaaagaacaaaagactTACCTCTCCCTTAAAGTTGAGGAAACTACGGTCAAAAGCATCCTTAAAAGCTTTCTCTTCGTCTGACATGTCCAGGTCACTTTTGATGATTTGAAGGTCCTCTTTTGTCATTTCCTGATGGAAAATTGTGGGTGAAATAAGTTTGTTAGTTATGATGTGATGATAATGCAGATGGAGTCTAGAGTAGGCCCCTCCTTGGAAATGCGATGTTAACCTAAGTCTGGTAGAGAGTATCGCATATCCTTAAATTAACATGTTACTcgtatattgaatgaatgaatgaatgattttatttgtaaaacattgcagcttggTAGCTGAATTGCGAGTTACATTACACTAATTGTGGGTTatctccacatacataaattaACACAATCATCGTGAGTAAAACTAGGCTATTGAATCTCTGCATAAATCTACACGGTATATTCCGACAGTTTACACAGACATTGACTAAGATACACTTTAGGACACTAGTCGCCACTTGCGTACAGTAGATCTGAGGCACGTGGGATGAAGGACAACGCATGTCTTTTAGTCTTGCTGATCATTGTTGCACGATATGGTCTTCTGGTGCGTAGACAGTAGTGAGTGTCCGTGGGGCTAGTTAAGAATGCCCAGAGTGGAGAAGACTCATCCTGAAGGGTATGTTCAAGAGTTCTCAGTGTAGCTCTCTCACGTCTACTAGCCACTTACGGTGTTAAAGCAGGCCCTCATCTGGTCCTCATTCGGGAACTGCTCCTCAGTCACCTTGTCCAGCTTCTCTTTCAGTTTTACCTGTTTCATCAGCTCCTCCTTCTTTTTTGTTTCCAGAGCCTTCCTCTTCTCCGTGTTTTCATCATACGTGCTGttaggggaggggggagggtaTACttttaggtgtgtgtgtgtgagtggggtgaggaaagtcatgaGGAGAGTCTatcttattgtttgtttgtttgtttgtttgcttgctaaGAATTTGTGTCTCTACGTTGTTGGCTTGACCATATGTAAATTGTTCGGTTTATCATACTCTGTTTCTTTATTACTAGTaatagtcatttgttcagccttcctgaaACACAACCAGATTTCAAAACAAAGGCAACTATTTTCTGGTCAACAtttttcattcgcacgctcgcaccagtCTTTGTGTGTCCAGACTCcgaggatggcatccatataatctaCTCAGTGTTGCCTATTAAAGGTGTGGAGATCATAGTAAAGTCTGGGAATCATCATACGTACCGACGCTTCTCTGTGTCCGGCTTGATGGCTTCCTTCTCCAGTTCCTGGTGCTGGTCTGTGAAGTTGCGGACGCGATCTGTGAACTGGTCCTGGTAGAATTCAGGGTCGCCATCTGAATACTGTGGTATGGGGTGAAAAGTTGATCGTTAAGCAAAGCTCTGAATGGACATTAGGAATGATGACAGCGAACATTTTCACTCAGTGGCAGGTCCTGGAGGTAGCCCTGGTTGACTTAAGACACTCTTGTGTATTGTTGCTATATGCAATGTCTTCTAAACATCGTCTTCAGGACGTAGAAATGGGGTCGtcgtcccgtgttcgaggaaaGGCCTCAATAACggtaaaggggaagggctagcaacccctccctatTCAATATAGTCAGTACAGAAGCAGCAAGGAAACCGGCTGCCCTATGTGTCACTGGGGACTAAAAGTATATAGGACAATTTGTGTCGTGGACAAAATGCAtgcaacatgtaacgttaccagcaGCAACCCGAGCGTTTTGCTCCTCTTCGCCTTTTTTTCTTCCTCGTCCCCGTCCGGCTCGAAGCGCTCGTGACTGTAGGCGGGGCGGAAGGCCCTCCTGACCGCATCCCTGTCCTGCTTCTCCCCCAGACGTTCATGGAAAGAGTTACTCTCCTCCATAGACAACCACCAACCTACCATGAATAATAACGAATGATTTtcattgctcaacaatcgcacaaggtacaatgtatggcaaccaatttattcatttattaccaATAACAACAGCTAGCTGTATATATATGGATAAATGACTACGAGTGTgtgtggtcgttgaaaatttgatccatgtacacCTTTTATGTGTTGAAAGTCAGTTTAGCATGGTACTATGataactaccaacacagatgagcttatGTGATAACGTGGGCTTCATCCAATGTGTCATTCGACACCTAGTATGCATAGCAGCTGCCGGACCTTACCGTCAAAGCAGTACACGGGGGTGTTCGCGCAGACGCCTCCGTCGATCCAACGGGCCGCTGTGTCTCTATCTCGGCCGACTTTGTGGGGCTGATAAACAACTGAAAGAAAGATGTGAATACCAACC
This region includes:
- the LOC118422335 gene encoding uncharacterized protein LOC118422335, coding for MGFGQSKPEAKLPDLDAKRFRKYNFPFENIVMEGGGAKGIAYIGAVKVLEDAGIMKNIKRFAGTSAGAITAGFLAAGMSSGDVLDVMNKTDMPNILLADIWKHVGALYDLLKNYGVFRGQSFLEWYGEILRQHFEKKKPESEETKGPYHGLTENITFAQLYEALGVEFCTVAYNTQIKREGYLHVKTFPLGSVRDAVRMSMSLPVVYQPHKVGRDRDTAARWIDGGVCANTPVYCFDGWWLSMEESNSFHERLGEKQDRDAVRRAFRPAYSHERFEPDGDEEEKKAKRSKTLGLLLYSDGDPEFYQDQFTDRVRNFTDQHQELEKEAIKPDTEKRRTYDENTEKRKALETKKKEELMKQVKLKEKLDKVTEEQFPNEDQMRACFNTEMTKEDLQIIKSDLDMSDEEKAFKDAFDRSFLNFKGEPTKGTTENIFNNWAPLKLAMMDQLKHTSISKPGELYMSYLDFVGKSKPIREHDVGRCVGIDVDYVGTGDFDMAPEDKTFLMMQGAIATVAFLEEFIKENGLKPEIKKKALEMDTSL